A single genomic interval of Solimonas sp. K1W22B-7 harbors:
- a CDS encoding cytochrome P450 yields MTQAATLTPTAPRPAHVPDALVYDFDMFADPALLVDPHQRILDLVRNAPPVFWTPRNGGHWMLLSHAANFNASRDTESFSSEFISPEKMKALRAMMPPGSPHIPQAIPINLDPPEHGKYRGPLQRVFSPKAMALLTDDIRALARDLILKVKDNGRCEFMTEIAELLPVQVFLKMLGLPLERQAEYRALVRDHLADSNLDPRKMIMKLQRVAANMRDTMLERRDNPRDDILSLLWKLEIDGKPTTLEDMENYGVLLFIAGLDTVMNGMGHGARHLARDQALQQELRRDPTRVGDATEELLRRYTFTVPPRFVGKDIVFDGVAMKKGEKVMLYLPAADLDAKEYPDPDRFDLQREGKPHIAFNAGPHRCLGSHLARLELQVLYEEMLALLPAFRLDPQHPPRFHGGHVVGVDTLHLVWDAQV; encoded by the coding sequence ATGACCCAAGCAGCCACCCTCACCCCCACGGCCCCCCGTCCGGCCCACGTGCCGGACGCCCTGGTCTACGACTTCGACATGTTCGCCGACCCGGCGCTGCTGGTGGACCCGCACCAGCGCATCCTCGACCTGGTGAGGAACGCGCCGCCGGTGTTCTGGACGCCGCGCAACGGTGGCCACTGGATGCTGCTGAGCCATGCCGCCAACTTCAATGCCTCGCGCGACACCGAGTCCTTCTCCAGCGAGTTCATCTCGCCTGAAAAGATGAAGGCGCTCAGGGCGATGATGCCGCCGGGCTCGCCGCATATCCCGCAGGCGATTCCGATCAACCTGGATCCTCCCGAGCACGGCAAGTACCGCGGACCACTGCAGCGCGTCTTCTCGCCCAAGGCGATGGCCCTGCTGACCGACGACATCCGCGCGCTGGCGCGCGACCTGATCCTCAAGGTCAAGGACAATGGCCGCTGCGAGTTCATGACCGAGATCGCGGAACTCCTGCCCGTGCAGGTTTTCCTGAAGATGCTGGGCCTGCCGCTGGAACGTCAGGCCGAGTACCGCGCCCTGGTCCGGGACCACCTGGCGGATTCCAACCTCGATCCGCGCAAGATGATCATGAAGCTGCAGCGCGTGGCGGCCAACATGCGCGACACCATGCTGGAGCGGCGCGACAATCCCCGCGACGACATCCTGAGCCTGCTCTGGAAGCTCGAGATCGACGGCAAGCCGACCACGCTCGAGGACATGGAGAACTACGGCGTGCTGCTGTTCATCGCCGGGCTCGATACCGTCATGAACGGCATGGGGCACGGCGCACGCCACCTGGCGCGCGACCAGGCCCTGCAGCAGGAACTGCGCAGGGACCCGACGCGGGTCGGTGACGCCACCGAGGAACTGCTGCGCCGCTACACCTTCACGGTGCCGCCGCGCTTCGTGGGCAAGGACATCGTGTTCGACGGCGTGGCGATGAAGAAGGGCGAGAAGGTCATGCTGTACCTGCCGGCCGCCGACCTGGACGCGAAGGAGTACCCCGATCCGGACCGCTTCGATCTCCAGCGCGAGGGCAAGCCGCACATCGCCTTCAATGCCGGGCCGCATCGCTGCCTGGGGTCTCATCTGGCCCGGCTGGAACTGCAGGTACTGTACGAAGAAATGCTGGCGCTGCTGCCGGCCTTCCGCCTCGATCCGCAGCATCCGCCGCGCTTCCACGGCGGCCACGTGGTGGGCGTCGACACGCTGCACCTGGTCTGGGACGCACAGGTCTGA
- a CDS encoding helix-turn-helix transcriptional regulator, with amino-acid sequence MGQAATASMTVDAEILVPAATVQLVRFDMARPADNLLRDDKRYWLDLCLTPRPQNARACYRDHWSPHRFERIGKVFLLPPGETMQARSDGVSSQASILCHLQPEALRDGCGEALQWTDSRLQASLDIRDASVRSLLLRLATEARHPGFASQLLAELIIGQLSIELLRYCARVSEAPSGSGLAAWRLRRIDERLSEVAAAPTLSELAALCRVSVRQLTRGFRQSRGCSLGEHVANDRVERAKRMLLGDESVKAVAYSLGFSSPSSFCFAFRRSTGVTPREFRQRAPRLAA; translated from the coding sequence ATGGGCCAGGCCGCAACAGCCTCGATGACGGTGGACGCCGAGATCCTCGTGCCCGCCGCGACCGTGCAACTCGTCCGCTTCGACATGGCGCGTCCGGCGGACAACCTCCTGCGGGACGACAAGAGATACTGGCTGGACCTGTGCCTGACGCCGCGTCCGCAGAACGCCCGTGCCTGTTATCGCGACCACTGGAGTCCGCATCGCTTCGAGCGCATCGGCAAGGTCTTCCTGCTGCCGCCGGGCGAGACCATGCAGGCGCGCAGCGATGGTGTGTCCTCGCAGGCCTCGATTCTCTGTCACCTGCAGCCCGAGGCCTTGCGCGACGGCTGCGGCGAGGCCCTGCAGTGGACCGACAGCCGCTTGCAGGCCAGCCTCGACATCCGCGATGCCAGTGTGCGCAGCCTGCTGCTGCGCCTGGCGACGGAAGCGCGGCATCCGGGCTTTGCCAGCCAGCTGCTGGCGGAACTGATCATCGGACAGCTGTCCATCGAGCTGCTGCGCTATTGCGCACGCGTCAGCGAAGCGCCTTCCGGCAGCGGCCTTGCGGCCTGGCGCCTGCGCCGGATCGACGAGCGCCTGAGTGAAGTGGCGGCGGCGCCGACGCTGTCCGAGCTGGCCGCGCTCTGCAGGGTGTCGGTGCGGCAACTGACGCGCGGTTTTCGCCAGAGCCGCGGCTGCTCGCTGGGCGAGCATGTCGCCAATGACCGCGTCGAGCGGGCCAAGCGCATGCTGCTGGGGGACGAAAGCGTCAAGGCCGTGGCCTATTCGCTGGGGTTTTCCTCGCCGTCGAGCTTCTGCTTCGCCTTCCGCCGCAGCACCGGGGTGACGCCCCGCGAATTCCGGCAGCGCGCTCCACGCCTCGCCGCCTGA
- a CDS encoding aldehyde dehydrogenase family protein encodes MRSQNVTLPEARLYIDGKLRGASSGKTYDNIGPWTGEVVGQAADASAADVDEAIAAARRAFDSTDWPVNREYRFELMKKYRDLLKANRDKLVQIARVEVGSAIGAAARAQIDGALNGADGLLECFPQVTWEEDRGLRNEYGFDTKRLVVHEAVGVVAAITPWNVPLYVNIGKVVAALLAGCTVVLKPAPDTPLMGSIMGELAAEAGFPPGVFNVVTSADPAMAGEMLTRDPRVDLVSFTGSTAVGKRIMENAAPTLKRVFLELGGKSAYIVLDDSPNFPMVVMGSMVVFHAGQGCAYPTRLLVPRSRYEEAVKALEMAYAGFSSKWGLYDEPTCIMGPVISKRQLERVMSYIEIGQKEGARLIAGGKARPDKGGGFFVEPTCFVDANNSMRIAQEEIFGPVLVVIPYEDDEDAIRIANDSIYGLGGAVFGSTPRALAMVKRIRAGALSVNGGMSITGDLPFGGYKQSGMGREWGREGIEEFLETKAIGIRAS; translated from the coding sequence ATGAGGAGCCAGAACGTGACCCTTCCCGAGGCCAGGCTGTACATCGACGGCAAGCTGCGCGGCGCAAGCAGCGGCAAGACCTACGACAACATCGGCCCCTGGACCGGCGAAGTGGTGGGCCAGGCCGCGGATGCCTCCGCCGCCGACGTGGACGAGGCGATCGCCGCGGCGCGGCGCGCCTTCGACAGCACCGACTGGCCGGTGAACCGCGAGTACCGCTTCGAGCTGATGAAGAAGTACCGCGACCTGCTCAAGGCCAACCGCGACAAGCTGGTGCAGATCGCCCGTGTGGAAGTCGGCTCGGCCATCGGCGCCGCCGCCCGCGCGCAGATCGACGGTGCGCTCAATGGCGCCGACGGCCTGCTGGAATGCTTTCCCCAGGTCACCTGGGAAGAAGACCGCGGCCTGCGCAACGAGTACGGCTTCGACACCAAGCGCCTGGTCGTGCACGAGGCGGTCGGCGTGGTCGCCGCGATCACCCCCTGGAACGTGCCCCTGTACGTCAACATCGGCAAGGTCGTCGCCGCGCTGCTGGCCGGCTGCACCGTGGTGCTGAAGCCGGCGCCCGATACGCCGCTGATGGGTTCGATCATGGGCGAGCTGGCCGCCGAGGCCGGCTTCCCTCCCGGCGTGTTCAACGTGGTCACCTCTGCCGATCCCGCGATGGCGGGCGAGATGCTGACCCGAGACCCGCGCGTGGACCTGGTGTCGTTCACCGGCTCCACGGCCGTCGGCAAGCGCATCATGGAAAACGCCGCCCCGACGCTCAAGCGCGTGTTCCTGGAACTGGGCGGCAAGTCGGCCTACATCGTGCTCGACGACTCGCCGAACTTCCCGATGGTGGTGATGGGCTCGATGGTGGTGTTCCACGCCGGCCAGGGCTGCGCCTACCCGACGCGCCTGCTGGTGCCGCGCAGCCGCTACGAGGAAGCCGTGAAGGCGCTGGAAATGGCCTATGCCGGTTTCTCCAGCAAGTGGGGCCTGTACGACGAGCCCACCTGCATCATGGGCCCGGTCATCTCCAAGCGTCAGCTCGAACGTGTGATGAGCTACATCGAGATCGGCCAGAAGGAAGGCGCGCGCCTGATCGCCGGCGGCAAGGCACGCCCCGACAAGGGCGGCGGCTTCTTCGTGGAACCCACCTGCTTCGTCGACGCGAACAACAGCATGCGCATCGCCCAGGAGGAGATCTTCGGGCCGGTGCTGGTGGTGATCCCCTACGAGGACGACGAGGACGCGATCCGCATCGCCAACGACAGCATCTACGGCCTCGGCGGCGCGGTCTTCGGCAGCACGCCGCGCGCGCTGGCCATGGTCAAGCGCATCCGCGCCGGGGCCTTGAGCGTCAACGGCGGCATGAGCATCACCGGCGACCTGCCCTTCGGCGGTTACAAGCAGAGCGGCATGGGCCGCGAATGGGGCCGCGAGGGTATCGAGGAGTTCCTCGAGACCAAGGCGATCGGCATCCGCGCGTCCTGA
- a CDS encoding TetR/AcrR family transcriptional regulator — protein sequence MADGTTFPGRKPQKRKRNPDRTRTAILEAAGKLLAQDWSEGLSVSRVAQLAGVNRGTAYQHFPTREQLLDETTTWVSDRLRQAVFGDQPADQDVRQIDPQNVADQMVKFAMGNPDLCRVWLFEVLSSNRADRDPFWKQYRSQLESFAETDLAQPGIDVEVQAVIMLIGTFLWPVFARGQARTAKDREQLSKRFSNELLRLSLHGTMRPEKFPALNARVASTPGEGKRSK from the coding sequence ATGGCGGACGGGACCACTTTTCCGGGCAGGAAGCCGCAGAAGCGCAAGCGCAACCCGGATCGCACGCGCACCGCGATCCTCGAGGCCGCGGGCAAGCTGCTGGCGCAGGACTGGTCGGAGGGGCTGAGTGTCTCCCGGGTGGCGCAGCTCGCCGGAGTCAACCGCGGCACGGCCTACCAGCACTTCCCGACGCGCGAACAGCTGCTGGACGAGACCACCACCTGGGTGAGCGACCGCCTGCGCCAGGCGGTCTTCGGGGACCAGCCGGCAGACCAGGACGTGCGGCAGATCGATCCGCAGAACGTCGCCGACCAGATGGTGAAGTTCGCCATGGGCAATCCGGACCTGTGCCGCGTCTGGCTGTTCGAGGTACTGTCGTCCAACAGGGCCGACCGCGACCCCTTCTGGAAGCAGTACCGCAGTCAGCTCGAGAGCTTCGCGGAGACCGACCTGGCGCAGCCGGGCATCGACGTGGAGGTGCAGGCCGTGATCATGCTGATCGGCACCTTCCTGTGGCCGGTCTTCGCCCGCGGCCAGGCACGCACCGCCAAGGACCGCGAGCAATTGTCGAAGCGCTTCTCCAACGAACTCCTGCGCCTGAGTTTGCATGGCACCATGCGCCCGGAGAAATTCCCCGCGCTCAATGCCAGGGTGGCGAGCACGCCCGGTGAGGGCAAGCGGTCGAAGTGA
- a CDS encoding dienelactone hydrolase family protein, whose translation MRKQKIEYGNGPTQFHGWLIRDDSLDGVRPGVLVFPEAYGLNEHAIERAERLAQLGYVALAADMHGGGVVYSDTATLGPAIRSLFGDRAEWRARAQAALDALLAQPQVDRDRVAAIGFCFGGATCLELARSGAPLSALVTFHAGLQPPLEADAGRITGKVLICHGAEDPLMKPEALNAVLAELSRDRVDWQLLSFGGVAHSFTNPDADARGAPGFAYNANADRRSWAAMQGLFAEVFAN comes from the coding sequence ATGCGCAAGCAGAAGATCGAGTACGGCAACGGCCCGACGCAGTTCCATGGCTGGCTGATCCGGGACGATTCCCTCGACGGCGTCCGGCCTGGCGTGCTGGTGTTTCCCGAGGCCTACGGGCTGAACGAACACGCCATCGAGCGCGCCGAGCGCCTGGCGCAGCTGGGCTACGTGGCGCTGGCGGCGGACATGCATGGCGGCGGCGTGGTCTACAGCGACACCGCCACGCTCGGGCCCGCCATCCGGTCACTCTTCGGTGACCGCGCCGAGTGGCGCGCGAGAGCCCAGGCCGCGCTCGATGCCCTGCTGGCGCAACCGCAGGTGGACCGCGACAGGGTTGCCGCAATCGGCTTCTGCTTCGGCGGCGCCACCTGCCTGGAACTGGCGCGCAGCGGCGCCCCGCTGTCGGCCCTGGTGACCTTCCACGCCGGCCTGCAGCCGCCCCTGGAAGCGGATGCCGGCCGCATCACCGGCAAGGTCCTCATCTGCCACGGCGCCGAAGACCCCCTGATGAAGCCGGAAGCCTTGAACGCCGTGCTGGCGGAACTGAGCCGCGACCGCGTCGACTGGCAGCTGCTCAGCTTCGGCGGCGTGGCGCACAGCTTCACCAACCCCGACGCCGACGCTCGCGGAGCGCCCGGCTTCGCCTACAACGCCAACGCCGACCGCCGCTCCTGGGCCGCGATGCAGGGGTTGTTCGCAGAAGTATTTGCGAATTAG
- a CDS encoding IclR family transcriptional regulator has product MNSPQSVTRVIHILEALCASPEPLGLAQLSRVLQAPKTSIAALLRGLAEEGLVEQVEGSYRLGPRAFGLGSALLEARRRFQSSDLVRAGMRRLAERSGETVLFAVRDAEAGTLTYVDAIESRKVVRFTVSVGDRRPLYCTAGGRVLLAAEPEEEVKAYLRQLKPQALTASTEVDKQKLAEIIAAVRQTGVAQTIDQAADGASGTAAAVRDATGAAIGALIVAAPSSRQQSRGDELAGMVREEAAAISASLGYRAAAKA; this is encoded by the coding sequence ATGAACTCACCGCAGTCCGTCACCCGGGTCATCCACATCCTGGAAGCCCTCTGCGCCAGCCCCGAGCCCCTAGGCCTGGCGCAGCTGAGCCGTGTGCTGCAGGCGCCCAAGACCAGCATCGCCGCCCTGCTGCGTGGCCTCGCCGAGGAAGGGTTGGTGGAGCAGGTGGAAGGCAGCTACCGCCTCGGCCCCCGCGCCTTCGGCCTGGGCAGCGCCCTGCTCGAAGCCCGCCGCCGCTTCCAGTCCTCGGACCTGGTCCGCGCCGGCATGCGCCGGCTGGCGGAGCGCTCGGGCGAGACGGTGCTGTTCGCGGTGCGCGATGCCGAAGCCGGCACGCTGACCTACGTCGACGCCATCGAGAGCCGCAAGGTCGTGCGCTTCACTGTCTCCGTGGGAGACCGCCGCCCCCTGTACTGCACCGCCGGCGGCCGTGTGCTGCTGGCGGCGGAGCCGGAGGAAGAGGTGAAGGCATACTTGCGCCAGCTCAAGCCTCAGGCGCTGACCGCCAGCACGGAGGTCGACAAGCAGAAGCTTGCCGAGATCATCGCCGCGGTGCGGCAGACCGGCGTGGCGCAGACGATCGATCAGGCGGCGGATGGTGCAAGCGGCACGGCGGCAGCGGTGCGGGATGCTACCGGCGCCGCGATCGGCGCACTGATCGTCGCCGCGCCCAGTTCGCGGCAGCAGTCGCGTGGCGATGAGTTGGCGGGCATGGTGCGGGAAGAGGCGGCGGCGATATCTGCCAGCCTGGGCTATCGGGCTGCGGCGAAAGCCTAG
- a CDS encoding aspartate-ammonia lyase gives MSAANNLVGTAGEYYVCAELCRRGYLALLTPKNNPLFDVVATNMSGSKSVAIQVKTRSERNTQGWKLGTDITKKVAPAGMFIALVNLVPESAPEIYIYEYTVLSKRITGLYEQYLAKPKRDGSARKDVGFRWFDEVNFIEDDHGRKNRWGPIVDALGS, from the coding sequence ATGAGTGCAGCGAACAATCTTGTAGGGACTGCCGGAGAATACTACGTATGCGCGGAGCTTTGCCGACGCGGATATCTGGCCCTACTTACCCCAAAGAACAATCCACTCTTTGACGTAGTCGCTACGAACATGAGTGGTAGCAAGAGCGTTGCGATCCAGGTGAAAACACGCTCTGAACGTAACACGCAAGGATGGAAGCTTGGAACTGACATTACTAAGAAAGTCGCTCCAGCGGGGATGTTCATTGCGTTGGTTAATCTAGTGCCGGAGAGCGCGCCGGAGATTTATATCTACGAGTACACGGTACTTTCAAAACGTATCACTGGCCTGTATGAACAATATCTTGCCAAGCCTAAGCGCGATGGATCGGCACGGAAAGACGTTGGATTTAGATGGTTCGATGAAGTTAATTTCATCGAGGACGATCATGGTCGCAAGAACAGATGGGGACCAATAGTCGATGCACTGGGTTCCTGA
- a CDS encoding CaiB/BaiF CoA transferase family protein, with the protein MGSSGKRSGPLAGVKVVDLTAMVMGPYCTQIMADLGADVIKIEPPDGDGTRYISVGPSPTMGGVFANVNRGKRSVILDLQTPEGKTALWALIEQADVFIHTMRSKAIARLGFDYAAVAQRNPGIVYTNAYGYSRRGPMGDQPAYDDTIQAECGLTAVQQMLTGEPSFVGTIAADKVAGLTALYATTMALFHRERSGEGQEVEVGMFETMASFMLVEHANGAMFSPPLGEAFYPRAVARNRRPYRTKDGHVAALIYNDKHWSLFVKAVQPHWVNDSMATLKQRAKQIDRIYGLLAETFMERTTQEWLDLLGGLGIPAAPLRTPGELFENEHLKATGFFETVDSQHGPVKFPGVPTWFSQTPGRVAGPAPELGEHTAEVLAELGLSPIA; encoded by the coding sequence ATGGGCAGTTCCGGGAAACGCAGCGGTCCGCTGGCGGGCGTGAAGGTGGTCGATCTCACGGCGATGGTCATGGGGCCCTACTGCACGCAGATCATGGCCGACCTGGGCGCGGACGTGATCAAGATCGAGCCGCCGGATGGCGACGGCACGCGCTACATCTCCGTGGGCCCCTCGCCCACCATGGGCGGCGTCTTCGCCAACGTGAACCGCGGCAAGCGCAGCGTGATCCTCGACCTGCAGACGCCGGAGGGCAAGACGGCCCTCTGGGCACTGATCGAACAGGCCGACGTGTTCATCCACACCATGCGCTCCAAGGCCATCGCCCGGCTCGGCTTCGACTACGCGGCCGTGGCGCAGCGCAATCCCGGCATCGTCTACACCAATGCCTATGGCTACAGCCGGCGCGGCCCCATGGGCGACCAGCCCGCCTACGACGACACCATCCAGGCCGAGTGCGGCCTGACCGCCGTGCAGCAGATGCTGACCGGCGAGCCCAGCTTTGTCGGCACCATCGCCGCCGACAAGGTCGCGGGCCTCACCGCGCTCTATGCCACGACGATGGCGCTGTTCCACCGCGAGCGCAGCGGCGAGGGCCAGGAGGTAGAGGTGGGTATGTTCGAGACCATGGCTTCGTTCATGCTGGTGGAGCACGCCAACGGCGCCATGTTCTCGCCGCCGCTGGGCGAGGCGTTCTACCCGCGCGCGGTGGCGCGCAACCGCCGCCCCTACCGCACGAAGGACGGACATGTCGCGGCACTGATCTACAACGACAAGCACTGGAGCCTGTTCGTGAAGGCGGTGCAGCCGCACTGGGTCAACGACAGCATGGCGACGCTCAAGCAGCGCGCGAAACAGATCGACCGCATCTACGGCCTGCTGGCCGAGACCTTCATGGAGCGCACCACGCAGGAGTGGCTGGACCTGCTGGGCGGCCTGGGCATCCCGGCTGCGCCGCTGCGCACGCCGGGGGAACTGTTCGAGAACGAGCACCTGAAGGCGACGGGCTTCTTCGAGACGGTGGACTCGCAGCATGGGCCGGTGAAGTTTCCCGGCGTGCCGACGTGGTTCTCGCAGACGCCGGGGCGCGTGGCGGGGCCGGCTCCGGAGTTGGGGGAGCATACGGCGGAGGTGCTGGCTGAGCTGGGGTTGTCGCCGATTGCCTAA
- a CDS encoding acyl-CoA dehydrogenase family protein, whose protein sequence is MDFSLTPDQQNIRDTILKHCQQFSAEYWLERDRDAVFPQDFFQSMVDGGWLGIAMPSEYGGSGLGITEAAVMMQAVAESGAGMSGASSIHIPVFSVQPVVLFGSQQQKQRILPKVVTGEDRVCFAVTEPNAGLNTTEIKTRAEKREGGYLVNGEKIWISTAQGATKMLLLARTTPLDQVKRKTEGLSLFYTDLDRSKVEVRLIHKMGRHAVDSNMLFINDLFVPEEDRIGEEGQGFRILLHGLNPERVLVAAEAVGIGRAAIFRAARYARERIVFNRPIGMNQGIQHPLAKCWAQLEAANLMVMKAATLFDKGQDCGVEANTGKYLAGEFAFEACHTAMLTLGGMGYAQEYHIERLLREVLIPRTAPVSPHMILNFLAEKVLELPKSY, encoded by the coding sequence ATGGACTTCTCACTGACGCCGGACCAGCAGAACATCCGCGACACGATCCTGAAGCACTGCCAGCAGTTCTCCGCCGAGTATTGGCTGGAGCGGGACCGGGACGCGGTCTTCCCGCAGGACTTCTTCCAGTCGATGGTCGATGGCGGCTGGCTGGGCATCGCCATGCCCTCGGAATACGGCGGCTCGGGTCTCGGCATCACCGAGGCGGCGGTGATGATGCAGGCCGTGGCCGAGTCCGGCGCCGGCATGAGCGGCGCCTCCAGCATCCACATTCCGGTGTTCAGCGTGCAGCCGGTGGTGCTGTTCGGTTCGCAGCAGCAGAAGCAGCGCATCCTGCCGAAGGTGGTCACCGGCGAGGACCGCGTCTGTTTCGCGGTGACCGAGCCCAACGCCGGCCTGAACACCACCGAGATCAAGACCCGCGCCGAGAAGCGCGAGGGCGGCTACCTCGTCAACGGCGAAAAGATCTGGATCTCCACCGCGCAGGGCGCCACCAAGATGCTGCTGTTGGCGCGCACCACGCCGCTGGACCAGGTCAAGCGCAAGACGGAAGGGCTGTCGCTGTTCTACACCGACCTGGACCGCTCCAAGGTCGAGGTGCGGCTGATCCACAAGATGGGTCGCCACGCGGTGGACTCCAACATGCTGTTCATCAACGACCTCTTCGTGCCGGAGGAAGACCGCATCGGCGAGGAAGGGCAGGGCTTCAGGATCCTGCTGCATGGCCTGAACCCGGAGCGCGTGCTGGTCGCCGCCGAGGCCGTCGGCATCGGCCGCGCCGCGATCTTCCGCGCCGCACGCTACGCGCGCGAGCGCATCGTCTTCAACCGCCCCATCGGCATGAACCAGGGCATCCAGCACCCGCTGGCCAAGTGCTGGGCGCAGCTCGAAGCTGCGAACCTGATGGTGATGAAGGCCGCCACCCTGTTCGACAAGGGGCAGGACTGCGGCGTGGAGGCCAACACCGGCAAGTACCTCGCCGGCGAGTTCGCCTTCGAGGCCTGTCATACCGCGATGCTGACGCTGGGCGGCATGGGCTATGCGCAGGAGTACCACATCGAGCGCCTGCTGCGAGAGGTACTGATCCCGCGCACCGCGCCGGTGAGCCCGCACATGATCCTGAACTTCCTCGCCGAGAAGGTGCTGGAGCTTCCCAAGTCCTATTGA
- a CDS encoding HpcH/HpaI aldolase/citrate lyase family protein, protein MTQAQELFGARSWLFAPGDSEKKMEKAAASAADIALFDLEDAVAEAEKPRARALVRAFLEKADPAARTRLWVRINPLQGPHALADLAAVMPGRPGGVMVPKTRGGHDLVVLDHYLSALEAANGIEQGATRVFPLVTETAEGMLTTVTYVGAPRLVAMTWGAEDLADELGASENKNADGSYGFTYELARSLCLVGAAAARVAAIDTIQGDYRDLDGLRKRATQCRRAGFRGMLAIHPGQVEVINEAFMPSAEEIAQAQEIVDLFAANPGLGTIGYKGAMLDRPYLARAQQLLKLAGRA, encoded by the coding sequence ATGACCCAAGCCCAGGAACTCTTCGGCGCCCGCTCCTGGCTGTTCGCCCCCGGCGACAGCGAGAAGAAGATGGAGAAGGCTGCCGCCAGCGCGGCCGACATCGCCTTGTTCGATCTCGAAGACGCGGTGGCGGAGGCCGAGAAGCCCCGGGCCCGCGCCCTGGTGCGCGCCTTTCTGGAGAAGGCCGATCCGGCGGCGCGCACGCGCCTCTGGGTACGGATAAACCCACTGCAAGGCCCGCATGCCCTGGCCGACCTCGCCGCGGTCATGCCGGGCCGCCCCGGCGGCGTCATGGTGCCCAAGACCCGCGGCGGCCATGACCTCGTCGTGCTCGATCACTATCTCTCCGCACTCGAAGCCGCCAACGGCATCGAGCAGGGCGCTACCCGTGTCTTCCCGCTGGTCACCGAGACCGCCGAGGGCATGCTCACCACGGTCACCTACGTCGGCGCGCCGCGGCTGGTGGCGATGACCTGGGGCGCCGAAGACCTCGCCGACGAACTAGGCGCCAGCGAGAACAAGAACGCCGACGGCAGCTACGGCTTCACCTACGAGCTGGCGCGCAGCCTCTGCCTGGTCGGCGCCGCGGCCGCGCGCGTCGCGGCGATCGACACCATCCAGGGCGACTACCGTGACCTGGACGGCCTGCGCAAGCGCGCCACGCAATGCCGCCGCGCCGGCTTCCGCGGCATGCTCGCCATCCACCCGGGCCAGGTCGAGGTGATCAACGAGGCCTTCATGCCCAGCGCCGAGGAGATCGCGCAGGCACAAGAGATCGTGGACCTGTTCGCCGCAAATCCCGGCCTGGGGACCATCGGCTACAAGGGTGCCATGCTCGACCGGCCCTACCTCGCCCGCGCGCAGCAGCTGCTGAAGCTCGCAGGCCGGGCATGA